A single window of Acidobacteriota bacterium DNA harbors:
- a CDS encoding PQQ-dependent sugar dehydrogenase, with translation MAEDDERLQLDKIQLPPGFSIEVFTADVPNARSLALGDQGTVFVGTRTRGSVYAVVDEDGDHRADRVHTLARGLFMPNGVAFRQGDLYLAEVNRVLVYRDIESRLGNPPDPEVVVDGLPRDKHHGWKFIAFGPDGRLYIPIGAPCNICHSQDERYATISRVDREGNFEIFAQGVRNSVGFDFHPRTGVLWFTDNGRDLMGDEIPADELNRAPEKGMHFGYPWCHQGDILDPQIGQDKNCDDYVAPARKLGPHVAAIGMRFYTGDMFPEQYKNQIFIAEHGSWNRSTPIGYRITVVRVADGEALSYETLAEGWLQGREAWGRPADVQVMPDGALLISDDEAGVLYRLSYSR, from the coding sequence ATGGCCGAAGACGACGAAAGACTACAGCTTGATAAGATTCAGTTGCCTCCCGGATTCAGCATCGAAGTCTTCACCGCCGACGTTCCCAACGCCCGTTCCTTGGCCCTGGGAGATCAGGGGACGGTCTTCGTGGGAACCCGCACCCGCGGATCGGTCTATGCGGTCGTCGACGAGGACGGCGACCATCGGGCCGACCGCGTCCACACCCTGGCTCGGGGACTGTTCATGCCCAACGGCGTGGCCTTCCGCCAGGGAGATCTCTATCTGGCCGAGGTCAACCGTGTGCTGGTCTACCGCGACATCGAGAGCCGCCTCGGCAATCCTCCCGACCCCGAAGTGGTGGTGGACGGGCTGCCCCGCGATAAGCACCACGGATGGAAGTTCATCGCCTTCGGGCCCGACGGGCGTCTCTACATCCCCATCGGCGCGCCCTGCAACATCTGCCACTCGCAGGATGAGCGCTATGCCACCATTTCGCGGGTCGATCGAGAAGGAAACTTCGAGATCTTCGCCCAGGGCGTGCGCAACTCGGTAGGGTTCGATTTTCATCCCCGGACCGGAGTCCTCTGGTTCACCGACAACGGACGCGACCTGATGGGCGACGAGATTCCCGCCGACGAACTCAACCGGGCTCCCGAGAAGGGCATGCACTTCGGCTATCCCTGGTGCCACCAGGGCGATATTCTCGATCCCCAGATCGGCCAGGACAAGAACTGCGACGACTATGTCGCACCTGCCCGCAAGCTGGGCCCTCACGTGGCCGCCATCGGCATGCGCTTTTACACCGGCGACATGTTTCCCGAGCAGTACAAGAACCAGATCTTCATCGCCGAGCATGGCTCCTGGAACCGCAGCACCCCCATCGGCTACCGAATCACTGTGGTTCGGGTAGCGGACGGCGAGGCCCTCTCCTATGAGACTCTGGCCGAGGGATGGCTGCAGGGCCGGGAGGCCTGGGGACGTCCAGCCGACGTCCAGGTCATGCCCGACGGAGCCTTGCTCATCTCCGACGACGAAGCCGGAGTCCTCTATCGCCTCAGTTACAGCCGCTGA
- a CDS encoding helix-turn-helix domain-containing protein: protein MKSERLFTTREVAEMWNVSPSTIKRWADSGDLKCRRTPGGHRKFRVRELSEFQDKQGFEATGMLRDGDWEDPEIERAVNEKNMPVIHQALLRLALQNRRSKMRVLLERLHIRGLSLCQIYDRVVIPVMEAARAEDGSESVSEGHQRLLQINLDDAVHYLFPNLTCRKSHRKMALCASLDSPGLLHVNAISRVLEVEGWDVYNVGDHIRFSLLADLVKNEPFELICVTAQRLRKVDKMAKEYNVLYEAAHPYRIPILLSGPGFARKKYRKRFPDADYVSNHRALRRHAVKR from the coding sequence ATGAAGAGTGAGCGCCTTTTCACCACACGCGAGGTCGCCGAGATGTGGAATGTCAGTCCGTCCACCATCAAGCGCTGGGCCGACTCGGGCGATCTCAAGTGCCGGCGCACCCCCGGCGGTCACCGCAAGTTCCGCGTCCGCGAACTGAGCGAGTTTCAGGACAAGCAGGGATTCGAAGCCACCGGCATGCTGCGGGACGGCGATTGGGAAGATCCCGAGATCGAACGGGCCGTCAACGAAAAGAACATGCCCGTCATCCACCAAGCCTTGCTGCGCCTGGCGCTGCAGAATCGGCGCAGCAAGATGAGGGTGCTGCTGGAACGCCTGCACATCCGCGGACTCAGCCTTTGTCAGATCTACGACCGGGTGGTGATTCCGGTGATGGAAGCGGCTCGGGCCGAGGACGGCTCCGAGTCGGTCTCAGAAGGCCACCAGCGCCTGTTGCAGATCAATTTGGACGACGCGGTCCATTACCTTTTTCCCAACCTCACCTGCCGCAAGTCTCACCGGAAAATGGCCCTGTGCGCTTCCTTGGACTCGCCCGGACTGCTTCACGTCAATGCCATCTCGCGAGTGCTGGAAGTGGAAGGATGGGATGTCTACAACGTGGGCGACCACATCAGGTTCAGCCTGCTGGCCGACCTGGTCAAGAACGAGCCCTTCGAGTTGATCTGCGTGACCGCCCAGCGATTGCGCAAAGTGGACAAGATGGCCAAGGAATACAACGTCCTCTATGAAGCGGCCCATCCCTACCGCATTCCCATTCTGCTCAGCGGCCCCGGTTTCGCCCGCAAGAAGTACCGCAAGCGCTTTCCCGACGCCGACTATGTCAGCAACCACCGGGCCCTGCGCCGCCACGCCGTCAAGCGCTGA